In Clostridium ljungdahlii DSM 13528, the genomic window TTTGAGCTGCGAAAGCAGCTAAAAAAGTAATTTCGTAATAAAAAGAGTCAATACAAACTTTTAAATTAAGAGTTTGATCCTGGCTCAGGACGAACGCTGGCGGCGTGCTTAACACATGCAAGTCGAGCGATGAAGCTCCTTCGGGAGTGGATTAGCGGCGGACGGGTGAGTAACACGTGGGTAACCTACCTCAAAGAGGGGGATAGCCTCCCGAAAGGGAGATTAATACCGCATAATAATCAGTTTTCACATGGAGACTGATTTAAAGGAGTAATCCGCTTTGAGATGGACCCGCGGCGCATTAGCTAGTTGGTAGGGTAACGGCCTACCAAGGCGACGATGCGTAGCCGACCTGAGAGGGTGATCGGCCACATTGGAACTGAGAGACGGTCCAGACTCCTACGGGAGGCAGCAGTGGGGAATATTGCACAATGGGCGAAAGCCTGATGCAGCAACGCCGCGTGAGTGAAGAAGGTTTTCGGATTGTAAAGCTCTGTCTTTGGGGACGATAATGACGGTACCCAAGGAGGAAGCCACGGCTAACTACGTGCCAGCAGCCGCGGTAATACGTAGGTGGCGAGCGTTGTCCGGAATTACTGGGCGTAAAGAGTGCGTAGGCGGATATTTAAGTGAGATGTGAAATACCCGGGCTTAACCCGGGCACTGCATTTCAAACTGGATATCTAGAGTGCGGGAGAGGAGAATGGAATTCCTAGTGTAGCGGTGAAATGCGTAGAGATTAGGAAGAACACCAGTGGCGAAGGCGATTCTCTGGACCGTAACTGACGCTGAGGCACGAAAGCGTGGGTAGCAAACAGGATTAGATACCCTGGTAGTCCACGCCGTAAACGATGAGTACTAGGTGTAGGAGGTATCGACCCCTTCTGTGCCGCAGTAAACACAATAAGTACTCCGCCTGGGAAGTACGATCGCAAGATTAAAACTCAAAGGAATTGACGGGGGCCCGCACAAGCAGCGGAGCATGTGGTTTAATTCGAAGCAACGCGAAGAACCTTACCTGGACTTGACATACCCTGAATATCTTAGAGATAAGAGAAGCCCTTCGGGGCAGGGATACAGGTGGTGCATGGTTGTCGTCAGCTCGTGTCGTGAGATGTTAGGTTAAGTCCTGCAACGAGCGCAACCCCTGTTGTTAGTTGCTAACATTTAGTTGAGCACTCTAGCAAGACTGCCGCGGTTAACGCGGAGGAAGGTGGGGATGACGTCAAATCATCATGCCCCTTATGTCCAGGGCAACACACGTGCTACAATGGGCAGTACAGAGAGAAGCAAGACCGCAAGGTGGAGCAAACCTCAAAAACTGCCCCCAGTTCGGATTGCAGGCTGAAACTCGCCTACATGAAGTTGGAGTTGCTAGTAATCGCGAATCAGAATGTCGCGGTGAATACGTTCCCGGGCCTTGTACACACCGCCCGTCACACCATGAGAGCTGGCAACACCCGAAGTCCGTAGTCTAACTTAGGAGGACGCGGCCGAAGGTGGGGTTAGTAATTGGGGTGAAGTCGTAACAAGGTAGCCGTAGGAGAACCTGCGGCTGGATCACCTCCTTTCTAGGGAGTCGAAAGATAGAGTATAATCTATCTTATAAATTGATGGTTTAAGTAAGTTAGAAAGTCTACTCTGTTTAATTTTGAAGGATCAGATAGATTCTTCTTTCAGTTTACAAGCAATTAGGAATGTAAATTGAAAAATTGTCCTTTGAAAATTGCACAGTAAATAAGAAATAAAGTAAAGCTAAGGTTATAATATAACCTTTGTAGAATAAACTTTAATATCATTTTAAAGATTTAAGATGATACAAAGAAAATTGCTAATAGCAATTTTCGACAATAAAGGTCAAGCTACAAAGGGCGCATGGAGGATGCCTTGGCACCAGGAGCCTAAGAAGGACGCGATAAGCTGCGAAAAGCTCTGGGTAGGCGCAAATAGCCAGAGAACCAGAGATATCCGAATGGGGAAACCCACCTAGACAACGCTAGGTACTGCAAACTGAATACATAGGTTTGTAGAGGCAAACCCGGGGAACTGAAACATCTAAGTACCCGGAGGAAGAGAAAGAAACATCGATTTCCTAAGTAGCGGCGAGCGAAAGGGAAAGAGCCCAAACCAGGAACTTGTTCCTGGGGTTGCGGATAGGTCATAAAAACTGTGAAGTGTTAATTGAAGAGAGCTGGAAGGCTCCGCCGGAGAAGGTAAAAGCCCTGTAAATGAAAACAAAGAGCAGTCAGATCTAATCCAGAGTACCACGAGACACGAGAAACCTTGTGGGAAACAGGGAGGACCACCTCCCAAGGCTAAATACTACCTGGTGACCGATAGAGAAGGAGTACCGTGAGGGAAAGGTGAAAAGAACCCCGGGAGGGGAGTGAAATAGAACCTGAAACCGTGTGTCCACAAACAGTCGAAGTACGTAAAGTACGACGGCGTGCTTTTTGTAGAACGAGCCAGCGAGTTACGATATGCAGCAAGGTTAAGTACTTAAGGTACGGAGCCGGAGGGAAACCGAGTCTGAAAAGGGCGAAAAGTTGTATGTTGTAGACCCGAAACCGAGTGACCTATCCATGGCCAGGTTGAAGCGGAAGTAAAATTCCGTGGAGGACCGAACCACGTTGGTGTTGAAAAACCATGGGATGAGCTGTGGATAGCGGAGAAATTCCAATCGAACTCGGAGATAGCTGGTTCTCCTCGAAATAGCTTTAGGGCTAGCGTCGGAAATGAGTAATGGAGGTAGAGCACTGAATGGGGTAGGGGCTGACAACAGTTACTGAACCTTATCAAACTCCGAATGCCATATACTTGAATTCCGGCAGTCAGACTGCGAATGATAAGATCCGTGGTCAAAAGGGAAACAGCCCAGACCACCAGCTAAGGTCCCAAAGTGTAAGTTAAGTGGGAAAGGATGTGTGATTTCTAAGACAACTAGGATGTTGGCTCAGAAGCAGCCACTCATTTAAAGAGTGCGTAATAGCTCACTAGTCAAGAGATCATGCGCCGAAAATGTCCGGGGCTAAAACTTACCACCGAAGCTGTGGACTCGAAAGAGTGGTAGAGGAGCATCCTGTATGAGTAGAAGTCGTACCGGAAGGAACGGTGGATTGTACAGGAGAGAGAATGCTGGCATAAGTAGCGAGAAATAAGTGAGAATCTTATTGGTCGAAAACCTAAGGTTTCCTGGGGAAGGTTCGTCCGCCCAGGGTAAGTCGGGACCTAAGCCGAGGCCGAAAGGCGTAGGTGATGGACAATCGGTTGAAATTCCGATACCGCATAAAAGCGTTTGACAAAAGGGATGACGCAGGAGGATAAGGTGTGCATACAAATGGATGTATGTCTAAGCATCGAGTCAGGTATACCAGGAAAATCCGGTATATCAATGATGAGGTGTTATGGGGAACCCGCAAGGGGAAGTACCTGATTTCACGCTGCCGAGAAAAGTCTCTATGGAGTTTTTATGTGCCCGTACCGCAAACCGACACAGGTAGGTGAGGAGAGAATCCTAAGACCATCGGAAGAATTGTTGTTAAGGAACTAGGCAAATTAACCCCGTAACTTAGGGAGAAGGGGAGCCACGCAAGTGGCCGCAGAGAAAAGGCTCAAGCAACTGTTTATCAAAAACACAGGTTTCTGCTAAAGCGAAAGCTGAAGTATAGGAGCTGACGCCTGCCCGGTGCTGGAAGGTTAAGGGGAAGACTTAGCGCAAGCGAAGGTCAGAACTTAAGCCCCAGTAAACGGCGGCCGTAACTATAACGGTCCTAAGGTAGCGAAATTCCTTGTCGGGTAAGTTCCGACCCGCACGAATGGCGTAATGATTTGAGCACTGTCTCGACAACAAATCCGGCGAAATTGAAGTGCAAGTGAAGATGCTTGCTACCCGCGATTGGACGGAAAGACCCCGTAGAGCTTTACTGCAGTTTAGCACTGAATTTCGGTATTGTCTGTACAGGATAGGTGGGAGACTAGGAAGTAGTGGCGCCAGCCATTACCGAGTCGATGTTGGGATACCACCCTGATAGTACTGGAATTCTAACCGGGCTCCATGAAACTGGAGACGGGACAATGTTAGGCGGGCAGTTTGACTGGGGCGGTCGCCTCCTAAAAAGTAACGGAGGCGTACAAAGGTTCCCTCAGAAGGGTTAGAAATTCTTCGAAGAGTGCAAAGGCAGAAGGGAGCTTGACTGCGACACAAACAGGTGGAGCAGGGACGAAAGTCGGGCTTAGTGATCCGGTGGTACCTCGTGGGAGGGCCATCGCTCAACGGATAAAAGCTACCTCGGGGATAACAGGCTGATCTCCCCCAAGAGTTCACATCGACGGGGAGGTTTGGCACCTCGATGTCGGCTCGTCGCATCCTGGGGCTGAAGTAGGTCCCAAGGGTTGGGCTGTTCGCCCATTAAAGCGGCACGCGAGCTGGGTTCAGAACGTCGTGAGACAGTTCGGTCCCTATCCGTCGCGGGCGCAGGAAATTTGAGAGGAGCTGTCCTTAGTACGAGAGGACCGGGATGGACCGACCGCTGGTGAACCAGTTGTTCCGCCAGGAGCATAGCTGGGTAGCCAAGTTGGGAAGGGATAAACGCTGAAAGCATCTAAGTGTGAAGCCCACCTCAAGATAAGATTTCCCATAGCGTAAGCTAGTAAGACCCCTCGAAGAACACGAGGAGATAGGTCAGAGGTGTAAGCAGGGCAACCTGTTAAGCTGACTGATACTAATAGGTCGAGGGCTTGACCAAATAAAAACGAAAGAAAAAAAGTTTACTGTGCAATTTTGAGAGGACAGAGTAATTTGAACTCTTAAAAGTTAATATATATGAAAATTGATAGAAGCGAGCAGATTGAGGAAAGGCTTGAATGAGGAGCAGAGTTTACTTATGTAAATGAGCACCGCAATGAAAGACTTGACGAAAATATGAGAAGCTTATAGCAATTTTCGATGATAATCTGGTGGTAATGACGTGAAGGTAACACCCCTTTCCATACCGAACAGGAAGGTTAAGCTTCAGAGTGCCGATGGTACTGCAGGGGAGGCTCTGTGGGAGAATAGGTCGCTGCCAGGTAATAAGGATCTTTAGCTCAGTTGGTTAGAGCAACCGGCTCATAACCGGTGGGTCCGGGGTTCGAGTCCCTGAAGGTCCACCATGAAAAGAACTACATAGTTTTATGTAGTTCTTTTATTTTTTGTCCGTATTATGGTACACTTTAAATAGTGTATTAGTTGGAGGAGATTTATATTGATATTTTATAGAATAAAGCAGTTTTATTGGGCATTAACTTCTAGAATTAATGAACAAGATAGTAGGTTTATAAAAAGTATTTTAAGCATAGAAGAATTAAAGCTGTTTAATAAACTGTCCATAAATGAACAAAAACATTGCGTAAAAGTAGCATATGATGTAGAGCGTATTTGTAATAGTAAGAAGGGTAAAGTAGATGAGAAATTGCTTCTAAAGGCTGCTCTTTTACATGATATAGGTAAAATACATAGAAAGCTAAATTTAATAGACAAATCATTTATAGTATCAATGGATAGAATTTCAAAAGGAAAATTAAGAAAATTTTCTCAAAAGCAAAAGATAAATGTATATTACAATCATAGTAAAATAGGAGTAGATCTATTGAAAAAGATAGAGTATAATGAAAAATTATTTTATTTGATAGAAAATCATCATAATAACGATATTCATCATAATAACTTGGAGTTAAAAATATTAAAGTATTGTGATAAAAGAAATTAAACTTATAAGTCAAATTTTTTAAATTTATAAGTATTTTATGTGTATAAATTTATTCCAGTTTTTATGATATAATTAATGTATAAGTGTATAAGTGTATAAGTGTATAAGTGGAGGTTAAGATGGATTCAAAAAAAAGAAGAATATATATTAAAGAAATTCTTGAAAAAAATGATAAACCTCAAAAAGGGCATATTTTGGCAGAAAAATTAGGGGTTACTAGGCAAATAATAGTTAAAGATATAGCAATTTTAAGAGCAGAAGGTAAAGATATAATAGCAACTCCAGATGGTTATCTGATTCCAAAAGCAGAAAAAAATTTAGTTAAGGCTGTAATAGCAGTTTCACACGAAACAAATGAAATAGAGGATGAACTTAAAACTATAGTTAAATTTGGGGGTAAAGTACAGGATGTAATAGTAGAGCATCCCCTTTATGGTGAAATAAAAAGTATGCTTATGATAAAAAATTTGTATGATGTTGAAAATTTTATAAATAAAATAAAACAGTATAAAGCAGAACCACTATTGATATTAACAGGAGGTGTGCATTTACATACTATAGTTGCAGAAAACGATGACATAATTAAGAATATAAAAAGGGAATTGAAAGAGAAAAAGTATATTATTTCTGACTAATCCATAGCTAAGAGTTTTTATATTTATAAAAGAGGTGGTTGTATTATGAAGAGGAAAATGGCAATAGGTATTTTTATTTTAGTTTTAGTATTGTGTATTTCATTTTTAAATAATATCGTAAATTTCGTAATAAATATACAGTGGTATAAACAAGTAGGATACTTATCTGTTTATTTTACCAAACTTGTAGCGGTATGTAAGCTTATGATACCTTTATTTATTATAAGCTTTATAGGAATATGGTTATATTATAAAAGTTTAAGGGTAAGCATTATAAAGTATAGAAAAGTTGTTGAGGTAAAAAGTAGTAAAGTTAAAATTGAGAGAAAAATAGTTTTTTTTATTGATTTAATTGTGTCTTTTTTAGCTTCTTATGTATTTGCATCAGCTTATTGGTATAGAATTTTACAATTCACAAATTCAGTACCTTTCAACAAAAAAGACCCAATTTTAAATTTAGATATTTCTTTTTATATATTTAAATTACCGCTTATACAATCCATATACAGTGCACTCGTAAGCTTATTTATTTTATTAGGATTGATAACTCTTTTTACATACTTTATATTAAGTATGAAGGATAAATTTGTATCACGAAATTTTAAGAGAAATTTTGGTAAAATAAATATATTAGATAGTGGGCTTACTAGATTTGCAGGAAAACAATTGGCAGTTTTAGCTGCTCTTATAATATTGTGTATATCAATAGGATATATTTTAAAGTGTATTAACCTTGTTTATAGTCAAAATGGAGTAGCATTTGGTGCAAGTTATACAGATGCTCATGTAAGTTTGTTGTTCTATAAAATTATTGCAGTAGCATCTTTTATTGCTGCTATAGTTATATTTATTAGTATAATTAGAGTTAAAATTAAACCTATAGTGGCATCTATAGTTGTAATAATAGTTTTAATTATAAGTGGAAATCTAATGGCTTTTGTTGTTCAAAATTTTGTGGTTAAATCCAATCAAAAAACTTTAGAAAGTCCATATATAAAATATAATATAGATTATACCCGTAGTGCATTTAATATTGATAATGTGGATACTAGGTCTTTTGAAGTCAAGGATGATTTAACTTCAAAGGATATAGAAAATAATATGGATACGATAAATAATATAAGGATAAATTCTTTTGATCCTACACTTGAATTTTACAATCAAGTTCAAATTATAAGATATTATTATAACTTTAATAATATTGATATAGATAGATATAATATAAATGGAAAATTTAATCAAGTTTTTGTAGGTGCAAGGGAAATAAACAGCAAGGCAATAGATCCAAATACATGGCAAAATAGACATCTTATATATACCCATGGTTATGGAATAGTTATGAATAAAGTTAATTCTGTAACTTCAGAAGGGCAACCTAACTTTGTCATAAAAGATATGCCACCTAATAATTCTACTGATATAAAAATTGGAAATCCAAGAATATATTTTGGTGAAAAAACGGATAACTATGCAGTAGTTAATACTAAAATAGGTGAATTTGATTATCCTAAAGGAAGTAATAATGCAACTAATATTTATAATGGAACAGATGGAATAAAATTAGGATTCCTAAATAGATTATTATTTGCAATAAATCAAAAGGATTTAAATTTCTTATTATCCAGGGATATATCAAAGGAAAGTAAGATATTGATAAATAGGAATATAGTTGATAGAGTCAATAAAATAGCACCTTTTTTAAACTATGACTCAGATCCTTATATAGTTGCAAGTGGAGGAAAGCTATATTGGGTATTAGATGGATACACTGTTTCAAATAGATATCCTTTTTCACAACCTCAGAATGATGTAAATTATATAAGAAATTCTGTGAAGGTTACTGTAGATGCTTTAAATGGAGACGTAAATTTTTATATAGTGGATAAAACTGATCCTATAATAAAAAGCTATGCAAAAATATTTCCTAACTTATTTAAAAATATGAATCAACTATCACCTGATATAGTTAAGCATTTTAAATATCCAAAGGATTTGTTTAATATTCAATGTAGTGTACTTGGGAAATATCATGTAACAGATCCAGGAGTATTTTATAGTGGAGAAGATTTATGGGAAGTAGCTAAGAACCAAAAACAGGTTAGTGGCGAAAAGAATCTAATGGAGTCTCCTTATGTTGTTATGAAACTTCCAGGTGCTAATAAAGAAGAAATGATATTGCTGCAATATTTTAATATGAGAGATAAGGACAACATGGTAGCTTTATTTGGAGCTAGGATGGATGGAAAAAACTATGGAAAGATGATTCTATACAAATTTCCTCCAGAGAAGACGATATACAGCCCATACTTGTTTAAACAAAAATTAAATCAGGATACGACTATATCTACTCAACTGTCACTTTGGAATAAAGATGGGTCTAAGGTTCAATTTGGTGATACTATGATAGTTCCTATAAATAATTCTTTGGTTTATATAGAGCCTATGTATCTTAGAGCTAGTGGCAAAGATAGTATACCAGAGATGAAAAGAGTCGTAGTATCTTATGGTGATAAAATAATATTAGCTGAAAGTATAGATGATGCTTTGCAGCAAATATTTAATTATAATCAAAATAATCAATTACAAGGAAATAGCACTGCTCAAAGTCAACTAGTGCCTACTAATAACGACAATCAGGAAAAGATACAACAGGCTAAGAGTTTGTATGAGAATGCATTGAACGCACAAAAAAATGGTGATTGGTCAGGATATGGAGATAATATTAAAAAACTTGGAGATATATTGAATTCACTAAGTAAATAGAATTTAGTATAGAGAGTAGAAACAGGGCTATTTTTAGATTATTAAAATAAAGATTTCTTTGAAGGGGAGATTAACATGGATTATGATGTGCTTATATTAGGAGGGGGAATAATAGGATGTGCAGTTTCCTATGAACTTTCAAAGTATAATTTAAATATAGCATTGATTGAAAAAGATTATGATATTGCTAATGATGTAGCACCTATAGATTATTCTATAGTGTATGATGGATTGGAATGTGAAGATATATCATTATCAAAACTTGAATTTGCTGGCAGTAAGATTATGTCTGACTTAGCATCTAAGTTTAATATTTTCTTTGAGAAGAAGGGATACTTACTGTTAGCAGATACTAAAGAAAGTGAGAAAAAACTAATTTGTATGTATAATAAAGCTTTGAATAGGGGCATGGAAAACATACAATTGTTAGATGGAGAAGAAGTACGGAAGATAGAGCCGAATTTAGGAAAAAATATAAAGAAAGCTATCTATTCTAAAAATACGGGGATTATATCACCCTATGATTTAGCTATTTCCTATGGTGAAATTGCTTGTGATAATGGGGTCAATTTTAAGTTAGGTGAAGAAGTTTTGGATATAGAAAGTATATCCAAAGGTTTTAAGGTAGTGACCAATAAAAATAAATTTACATGTAATATGGTACTAAATACGACCCCAGGTAAAAATTATAGTATAGATAGAGAAAATAGGGTAAATCAAAATGTAAAATATTTAGAATATTTTTCCGTAGAAAAAAAGTTAAGCAAACCCTATAATAATATAATTTCTACAATAGGAGATGGGGATAATAAAACATGTATTATACCCGGAAAAGAAAATAAATTATTAGTCGGATTAAAGAATTATGAAAAAATAAGTTATGAAGAGGGACTACAAAAAATAAGTGGTTTTATAAAAGATTTATCACAGGAAAACATTGGCGATTTTTATAATTCACATTTTTATGATGATTTTTTGATTATAGACGATAGTTTAATTGACGAAGATTATATTAAAATAATAGGAAAACATTATGGGCAGGTTACAATGACACCTTCAATTGCAAATATAGTGTGCAAGACAGTAGTAAACAAACTAAATTGCCGCTTGAAAAAGGATTTTGTGGATAAGAGGAGGGAATTCTATAAATTTAGAGAACTTTCTAATGAGGAAAGAAAAAAAATAATAAAACTAAATAGAAAATATGGAAAGGTAATATGTTATTGTAATAAGGTAACAGAGGGTGAAATAATAGATGCCATAAGTAGACCATTGGGGGCACGTACTATAGAAGGTATAAAGAGAAGGACAGGTGCAACTTTTGGAGATTGTAGAGGGACTAGGTGCCTTTATGAAGTAGCATCAATTCTTGCAAGGGAGACTAATAAAAAAATGACTGATATAGTTAAAGATTCTAAAAATTCCAATATCATGGTAGGTAGAATAAAGGAGTTTGATGAAATGTAATTGGGGGAGTTAGAATTGATAAAGGAGAGAACAGGTACTAAATTCGATAGGCAATGTATAGATATTAAAGATAGAGAGGATATTAAAGAAAATTTATATAGCGGAGAAGAAAATTTGAAATTAAAAGAAGATAATAAGTGTGATATATTTACTACTATAGTTAGAATAAAAGGGTGTAATTGCAACGTAGTGCCAGTAAAGAGCTCTAAGCCACTAGATAAAAGCCTGTGGCTTGAATGCTCAAAAGTTTTAGCTAGAATACATGTTGGGGCACCTATAAAAATTGGAGATATAATTTGCAAGAATATACTAAATACGAAGGTGGATATAATTTGCACTAAAAATGTTAATAAAATTACAAAATAATTTCAAATTTACCTTTATTATTTTTAATATCTTGGTTATAATAAATAGTGGAAATATATTTAGTATATATGTAAATTTAGCATTAGAAAAAAATATATATTTAATTAAAAATTAACTGATGAAGAGGTTAGTAGCTTTAAAATGATTTAAGAGAGTCAGTGTCTTGGTGTAAGCTGATATCATAATATTGTGAATCCACCTTGGAAGTACTGATAAAACAGTTCGGTAATACCGTTATAAATTAGAGAGAATTAGCAT contains:
- a CDS encoding HDIG domain-containing metalloprotein, with the translated sequence MIFYRIKQFYWALTSRINEQDSRFIKSILSIEELKLFNKLSINEQKHCVKVAYDVERICNSKKGKVDEKLLLKAALLHDIGKIHRKLNLIDKSFIVSMDRISKGKLRKFSQKQKINVYYNHSKIGVDLLKKIEYNEKLFYLIENHHNNDIHHNNLELKILKYCDKRN
- a CDS encoding transcription repressor NadR, which produces MDSKKRRIYIKEILEKNDKPQKGHILAEKLGVTRQIIVKDIAILRAEGKDIIATPDGYLIPKAEKNLVKAVIAVSHETNEIEDELKTIVKFGGKVQDVIVEHPLYGEIKSMLMIKNLYDVENFINKIKQYKAEPLLILTGGVHLHTIVAENDDIIKNIKRELKEKKYIISD
- a CDS encoding UPF0182 family protein — protein: MKRKMAIGIFILVLVLCISFLNNIVNFVINIQWYKQVGYLSVYFTKLVAVCKLMIPLFIISFIGIWLYYKSLRVSIIKYRKVVEVKSSKVKIERKIVFFIDLIVSFLASYVFASAYWYRILQFTNSVPFNKKDPILNLDISFYIFKLPLIQSIYSALVSLFILLGLITLFTYFILSMKDKFVSRNFKRNFGKINILDSGLTRFAGKQLAVLAALIILCISIGYILKCINLVYSQNGVAFGASYTDAHVSLLFYKIIAVASFIAAIVIFISIIRVKIKPIVASIVVIIVLIISGNLMAFVVQNFVVKSNQKTLESPYIKYNIDYTRSAFNIDNVDTRSFEVKDDLTSKDIENNMDTINNIRINSFDPTLEFYNQVQIIRYYYNFNNIDIDRYNINGKFNQVFVGAREINSKAIDPNTWQNRHLIYTHGYGIVMNKVNSVTSEGQPNFVIKDMPPNNSTDIKIGNPRIYFGEKTDNYAVVNTKIGEFDYPKGSNNATNIYNGTDGIKLGFLNRLLFAINQKDLNFLLSRDISKESKILINRNIVDRVNKIAPFLNYDSDPYIVASGGKLYWVLDGYTVSNRYPFSQPQNDVNYIRNSVKVTVDALNGDVNFYIVDKTDPIIKSYAKIFPNLFKNMNQLSPDIVKHFKYPKDLFNIQCSVLGKYHVTDPGVFYSGEDLWEVAKNQKQVSGEKNLMESPYVVMKLPGANKEEMILLQYFNMRDKDNMVALFGARMDGKNYGKMILYKFPPEKTIYSPYLFKQKLNQDTTISTQLSLWNKDGSKVQFGDTMIVPINNSLVYIEPMYLRASGKDSIPEMKRVVVSYGDKIILAESIDDALQQIFNYNQNNQLQGNSTAQSQLVPTNNDNQEKIQQAKSLYENALNAQKNGDWSGYGDNIKKLGDILNSLSK
- a CDS encoding FAD-dependent oxidoreductase, translating into MDYDVLILGGGIIGCAVSYELSKYNLNIALIEKDYDIANDVAPIDYSIVYDGLECEDISLSKLEFAGSKIMSDLASKFNIFFEKKGYLLLADTKESEKKLICMYNKALNRGMENIQLLDGEEVRKIEPNLGKNIKKAIYSKNTGIISPYDLAISYGEIACDNGVNFKLGEEVLDIESISKGFKVVTNKNKFTCNMVLNTTPGKNYSIDRENRVNQNVKYLEYFSVEKKLSKPYNNIISTIGDGDNKTCIIPGKENKLLVGLKNYEKISYEEGLQKISGFIKDLSQENIGDFYNSHFYDDFLIIDDSLIDEDYIKIIGKHYGQVTMTPSIANIVCKTVVNKLNCRLKKDFVDKRREFYKFRELSNEERKKIIKLNRKYGKVICYCNKVTEGEIIDAISRPLGARTIEGIKRRTGATFGDCRGTRCLYEVASILARETNKKMTDIVKDSKNSNIMVGRIKEFDEM
- a CDS encoding DUF1667 domain-containing protein, whose product is MIKERTGTKFDRQCIDIKDREDIKENLYSGEENLKLKEDNKCDIFTTIVRIKGCNCNVVPVKSSKPLDKSLWLECSKVLARIHVGAPIKIGDIICKNILNTKVDIICTKNVNKITK